Part of the Flavobacterium okayamense genome, ACTTTACCTGTTTTAGTTTCATCAAATGCATCTACAAAATAAATCTGTTTAGGTAATTCAAATTTTTCAAGATTATTAAAGATTGTCTTATCAAAATCAAAGGGTTTACTTTCAATAACTACTACTACTCTATTACCAAGTTTTTCATCCTTTTCACTTGAAACAAAAAATCTTTGTGATATAAATTTTTCAAGTTTTTTTTCAATTTGCTCCGGAAATAATTTTATTCCCCCACTATTTATAACATTGTCAATTCTTCCAAGCCATTGAAACTCTTCATTTGAATGTATTTCAACAATATCATTTGTAACAATTTTTTCAGAAGTAATTCTTGGCGCATCAATAACTAAACATTCTCTATCATCTGTAGAAATTGAAATCTCTGGTAATACTTTAAAATATTGTGAATTAATTTCTTTTGCAGCAATATGAGTAATCGTTTCTGTCATTCCGTAAGTTTCATAAGCTTTCAAACCTTTAATTTGTGTTAGCTTTTCAAGAAGGTTCAAATTGGGTTGTGCACCGCCAATAATAAGTTTATTAAATTGATTTAATTTCTCAAAATTATTTTCAACCTGAACAGGAACCATAGCCGTAAAATCATAATTTTTAACGTTTTTTTCAAGTCTACTATTTGGAGAAATAATATCCAATTCTAATCCTAAAATAATTGCTCTTACAAGCATCATTTTACCAGCAATAAATCTACTTGGTAAACAATGTAAAACCCTATCTCCAGGTTTCAAATTAAAATAATCTCCAGTAGCAATTGCAGAATTAACCATCGCTTGTTTAGATAGCTTAATTTCTTTCGGTTTTCCTGTTGTTCCAGATGTGTTAACAACAACAAAATCATTTTCGTCTAACCAATCCAAAAGAAAAAGTCCAATTTCCTTTTCAAACTCCTCTCCTTCTTTAATAAAACTATACGCTAATTGAAATAATGAATCTTTGTTTAGGTGAAACTCATTAATTTTAAATCTGTTATGAATATTTTTAAAATGTGGAATCATTAGTTTCTAATTCTATTAATTTACCCGTTAATTTTTCTTTCCAATTTTTCCATTTGTATACTTTCGAAAAAATAAAAAGTAACGTTGGAAAAATAATAAAGACTGGTAATATAATTTCAAAACCTGTTGATGGTTCTGAAATATCTTTAAAAATTGAATGGGTTTGAAAAGCTGTCCAATCAGCTGTAACTAATAAAGCACTTACTAAATTATTAGCTGCATGAAAACCTAAAGCCAATTCCAAACCTTCATCCATTAGAGTAAGAATTCCTAAAAACAAACCTGTGCCTATATAATACAACATAATAATCCAGCCTACTTTATCTACTTCAGGATTAGCAGCATGCATAATTCCAAACAAAAAAGAAGTTACTAATAAAGGGATTAATCTACTATTAGTAGCTAGTCCCAAACCTTGCATTAAATGTGCTCTAAATAAATATTCTTCAAAACTTGTTTGTAATGGAATAAGTAAAATAGCTAAGACTAAAAAAACAGCAAACTTTTGAGGTTTAAAATTCAATATAAAATTCTCTGGAGTTGAATAATATGCAACTAGAATCATTGTTGATGTGATTGCAGCCCATAAAAAAAATGAAAAGAAAATTCGTTTCCAGTCAACTTTATTTCTTGAAGTAGTTAATATTCGTATATCTAAATTTTGAATAAATTTTGTCCAAAAGAAAACAACAAATAAACCAATAGCTAAAGGAGCTATCATAGCTATAAAAGTTCCATTAACGCCAATCATACTAATAGTTTGTTGAATAACTTGATTGGTGTCTAAATCTAAAGAAGCAAAATAATTCCAAAGCATTAACAACATAAATCCAATCGGTATAATAAAATATAGCGCTAGATTTAAATTATATTTTTTTAATTGTTCAATATACATACCACAAAAATTTTCACTAAAATACTATTTTTTATCTTTGTAAAAAACTGAATTATGATAACAATTTACCATAATCCAAGATGCACAAAGTCAAGAGAGGGCTTATGTTTACTTGAAAACACAAATGAAGAAATTATAGTTAGAAAATATTTAGATGATTTTTTTACTAAAGAAGAATTAAAAGAAGTAATTTCTAAATTAAACATTAAACCTATTGAATTGGTTCGAACTAAAGAAAAAATTTGGATTGATAACTTTAAAGGTAAGGAACTATCTGAAAATCAAATAATAGAAATTTTATTAGAACATCCCAAATTAATTGAAAGACCAATTGTCGTTAAAAATAATAAAGCAGTCATAGCTCGCCCTAAAGAAAAAATCAACGAAATCCTTTAAGTAGTTTTAACAAAGATTTATGACAATAGCTTTAAACCATAAGGTAATTTTGCAATCTAATTTGGAAAACAAACTTTATGAGCAAAAGAATAAAATTTTCTATTTTCTATTTATTAATTGTATCAACATTTTCTTATTCGCAATATAAACCAGAAACAAAACAAGTTAGCATAACTGGAAAAATTCTTGAAAAGGGTACAGATTTGCCATTAGAATATGCTACGGTGGTATTTGAGGATATTAAAACTAAACAATTAACAGGTGGAGTTACTGATTTTGATGGTAATTTCAAATTTACAGTTAAAGACGGTAATTACAACATTCGTTTTGAATATATTTCTTTTAAATCAGTCGAATTAAAAAATCAAACGATATCATCAAATAAAAATTTTGGTACTATTTATTTAGAACCAGATATTGCGCAACTATCAGGTGTTGAATTAGTAGGTGAAAAATCTACAGTAGAAATAAAGCTTGACAAAAGAGTTTACAATGTAGGTTCTGACATGACCGTAAGAGGTGGAACTGCAGGTGATGTATTAAACAATGTACCTTCTGTAACAGTTGATCCTGATGGTACAATTGCACTGCGCGGTAATGAAAGTGTTACTATTTTAATAGATGGAAAACCTTCTGGACTTGCAGGTATTAATCCAAGTGATATAATAAAAATGTTGCCCGCTGATGCAATTGATAAAGTAGAGGTTATTACAAATCCTTCTGCTCGTTACAACGCTGAAGGAGGTGGTGGAATTATCAATATCGTCATGAAAAAAGGGAAAACTAATGGATTAAATGGTTCGTTAGTTGCATCTGTTGGTGACCCTGAAACTTATGGGTTTAATTCAAGCATTAATTATAAAACAGATACTTTCAACGTTTTTTCAAACTTTGGTTATAATTATAGAACGAATAAAGGTGAAGCTGAATTTCAATCTACCTACTTTGATAATGATACTCCTGAAATAGATGATATTACAGGTTTTATGAATGAAAGCAGAACTACAAAAGATATTGATAGAGGTTATAATGCAAACTTTGGTGTCGATTTAAATTTAACTGAATCTCTAACTTGGACAAATTCACTAACTTTTAGAGAAAATTCTGAAAAGAACCCTCAAGATGTTTTAATGGATTATTACGATGAGAATGGAGTTTTTACTCAAACTCGTAACCGTTTTAGCGATCAAAATGAGGAAGATTATGTAATTGAGTATGCTACTAACGTTACTAAAAAATTTGAAAAAGAAGATCATATTTTTACTGCTGATTTCTCAGTTTCAAAAAACCAACGCGATGAAACTTCAGATATAACTGATGTAATTTTAAACTCTTCGAATCCTGCTCAATTTGAAAATACATTAAACAACAATACAAGAAATAGAATGTTAGCAAAAACCGATTATGTTTTACCTTTAGGAAAAGATGGTCGTTTTGAAGCAGGTTACCGTGGTGATTTTTCAAATACATTAACAGACTTTCAAGTAAACCCTAATACTGCTTATAGTAATCTATTAGAGTATGTAGAAAACATCAATGCTTTGTATCTACAATATGGTAATAAAATAAATAAGTTTTCTTATTTCTTAGGATTACGATGGGAAGACAGCCATATTGAAGTAAATTCATTTACGAGTTCTGATTTTAATACGAAATTATATAATAACTTCTTCCCTACTGCAACATTTAATTATGAATTTACAGAAGATCAATCAATTACATTAAGTTACAGTAAAAGAATTAATAGACCTAGAGGTAGATTTGTAAATCCATTTTCTACCTACTCAAGTAACGTAAATTTATTTCAAGGTAATCCCGATTTAGATCCAACATTTACAAATGTTATTGAGTTAGGTTATTTATGGAAAGGTAAAAAATTCACATTAAATTCATCAATTTATACCAACCTTACAGATGATTCTTTTCAATTTATTAGAAGAGAAACTGGAGATGAAGTTGATGGAGTACCTGTAATCGTTTCAACACCTATCAACCTTTCAAAAGAAGTTAGAACAGGTTTTGAATTTAATGTTAATTATTCTCCTTATAAATGGTGGCGCTTAAACACTAATTTAAATTTATTTAGTGTAGTAACTCGTGGTGATTATACTTATACTGATTTTCAAAATCAGTTAGTTACACAAAATTTTGATAATGATGCTTTTACTTGGTTTGCAAGATTAAACAATAAAATAACGTTACCATATAAAGTAGATTGGCAAACTAATGTATTTTACCGAGGTCCTCAAAAAAATGCGCAAGGTAAAAGTTTGTCTATGACTAATGTAAGTATGGCATTAAGTAAAGACGTTTTAAAAGATAAAATGACTTTAGCCTTAAATGTAAACAACATGTTTAATACAATGAAAAGAAGAAATGAAACCTACATAGAGGACGTAACTTCTTCTTATTCTGAATTTATGTGGAGAAAAAGAACTATTTTATTTTCTCTAACTTATCGCTTCAACAGAAAAAAAGAAGCTGATAGAGGAAGACGTGAAGGAGGCGATGATGATGGCGGAGATATAATGGGATAACATATAAAAAAAGGACTACAATTGTAGTCCTTTTTTATTTCAAGTTCAAAGAATAATTACTCTTCGTCTTTTCTGTTTTTTGCTCTTTTCTCTTTAATTAATTCTGCAATAGCCCCACCAATCCAATAAGGAACGAAAGAAGCTAAGAAAATCATTAACCAAAAACCGATAGTTAAAATGGTTAAGAAAAGTAAAAAACCTAAATACTGTTGAAATTCAAACATGTTTTCCGGAATTTATATGAATTCAAGGTCAAAGATAAAAGTTAAATTTATTTTTTACAATTCTATAACAGAAATTCTTTTATAAAATAGCTAACTTTAGTAAAATTTGAAATTATGAACTTTAGAATTGAAAAAGATACGCTTGGAGAAGTACAAGTTCCTGCAGATAAACTTTGGGGTGCACAAACCGAAAGATCTCGAAATAATTTTAAAATTGGACCTGATGCTTCTATGCCTTTTGAGATAATTTCAGCATATGCTACTCTTAAAAAAGCAGCTGCTATTACTAATAATAACCTTGGTGTACTTGATTCTGAAAAGGCAAAACTAATTGTTCAAGTTTGCGATGAAATTTTACACGAGAAACATAACGACCAATTTCCTCTTGTAATTTGGCAAACAGGTTCTGGCACACAAACTAACATGAATGTTAACGAAGTTATAGCAAATAGAGCACAACAACTTTCAAACAGAAAAATTGGACAAGATGAACCTATTATAAAAGCGAATGACGATGTTAACAAATCACAATCTTCTAATGATACCTTTCCTACGGCAATGCATATTGCTGCTTACAGAAAATTAGTATATCATACAATTCCAGCATTAGAAAAACTTTTAGCAACGTTTATTACAAAATCAGAAGAATTTGAAGATGTAATTAAAATTGGCCGAACACATTTAATGGACGCTACTCCACTTACACTTGGTCAAGAGTTTTCAGGTTATTCACAACTCATTCAAAATGGAATTGTTTCATTACAAAAAAGTTTATATTCCTTATCTGAATTAGCACTTGGCGGAACTGCTGTTGGTACAGGTTTAAATGCTCCTGAAAATTTTGATATTGAAGTTGCTAAAAATATTGCAGAAATTACCCAACTCCCTTTCATAACAGCTCCAAATAAATTTGAAGCACTTTCTGCACACAATGCAATAGTTGAAAGTCATTCAGCGTTAAAACAATTAGCCATTTCTTTATTTAAAATTGCAAATGATATTCGCTTAATGGGTTCTGGTCCACGAGCTGGTTTTGGTGAACTTTTACTTCCAGAAAATGAACCCGGTTCTTCAATAATGCCTGGAAAAGTAAATCCAACTCAAGTAGAAGCATTAACGATGGTTTGTAGTCAAATTATTGGTAATGATACTACAATAACATTTGCAGCAAGTCAAGGTCAGTTCGAATTAAATGTATACAAACCAGTAATTATTGCAAACTTTTTACAATCTGCAGAATTATTAGGAGATGCTTGTAATTCATTTAATGAAAATTGTTTAAAAGGCATTCAGCCTAATGAAAAAAGGGTAATTGAACTTCTTTCCAACTCATTAATGCTTGTTACAGCCTTAAACACAAAAATTGGCTATTATAAATCTGCTGAAATAGCTCAAAAAGCGCATCATGAAAATACAACGTTAAAGCAAGCTGCTGTTTCTTTAGGTTATGTTACTGAAAATGAATTTGATGAATGGGTAAATCCAAAAAACATGATTTAAAACCAATTCTTTCGTTTAAAATAAATTAACATTACTATTACAATTAGAAACATCAAACCAATTATTGTGTAATAACCATAATGATAATTAAGTTCTGGCATGTATTTAAAATTCATACCATAAATACCTGCAATAAATGTTAAGGGCAAGAAAACCGAAGAAATTACTGTTAATGTTTTCATTACTTCGTTCATCTTATGATTTTGTGTAGTGTAATAAAAATTACTGGCACTATCTAGTGAAGTCATATCGTAATCAATTTGCTCTAACAATTCAATAGTTTTTTGATGAAGTCGACTAAAAAAGACAAAATTTGAAGATTGAATGCTATTAAACTCATCATCATCTTTGATGGTTTTAATGGTATACAATGCTTCTTTAAGTGGAATTAAAGAGCGTTTTAAATAATGAAATATTTCTCTTAAATGTTCAATCTCTTCAACTACTTTAGGATCATCAGAGGTTTTAGACGTAGCTAATAACAGTTCAATCTTTGTTTCTTTATTTTCAATTGTTATGTAGAAATTTTCGATAATAGCATCTAATAATAAATAAAGTAAATAATCTACGTGTTTTTTTCTAACAACTCCTGAATTAGTTCTTAGCCTTTCTCTAATATGGGTAAAAAAATCACCTCTTTTTTCTTGAAATGAAACAATTAAATTCTCTTTAATTAAAAAGCTAATTTGTTCAATTCGAATGGTATCATCAGATTCATTGGGTAAAATAGATTTTATACTAAAAAAAAGAGATTCGTCCATTTCATCTAGACGAGTCCCTCTTGCTATGTTCAAAATATCTGAAATAATTAAAGAATTCAATTCTAAATTTTCTGCAAGAGATTTAATTAAGTCAATATTTGTTAATCCGTGAATATTGAGCCAATTGTTTTTTTCAACTGAACGCTTTGAACTAAATTCCTCTAAAGTCACTTTTTCATATTCGTCAACTTCTTGTTCGTTATAAACAAACAACTGCATTTCAGTTTGTTTATCCGTATAGATACCTGTATACTCATACGTTTGACCTTGAACTTTTCTTCCTTTTTTATATCTTATTTTTCTCAAAATACCTATTTTTTATTATAAAGATAGGAGTTTTTAAAATTCGGACTTATTTTTACAGAAAATTATTTTTATGCGTACAATTTTCATTAATATAAAAGAATTATTACAAGTTAGAGAGCCAAATGTTACAAAAGTTTCAGGAAAGGAAATGTCGGTTTTACCAAAAATTGATAATGCATTTTTAATTATAAAAGAAGATCGTATTGAAGATTTTGGTACAATGAAAGATTGTCCAGATTTAAATGACTTTAATGTTATTGATATAGAGGGAAAAGTAATTTTACCGACTTGGGTTGATAGCCATACACATATTGTTTACGCTGGAAATAGAATTCAGGAATTTGTAGATAGAATTAACGGATTATCGTATGAAGAAATTGCAAATCGTGGTGGTGGAATTTTAAATTCAGCAAAACGACTTAACGAAACTTCAGAAGAAGAATTATATGAACAATCAAAAAAACGATTAGAAGAAGTTATAAAACAAGGAACTGGTGCTATTGAAATTAAATCGGGTTACGGATTAACTGTTGAAGGAGAGTTGAAAATGCTACGCGTTATAAAACGTTTAAAAGAAAACTATGCAATTCCTATAAAAGCTACATTTTTAGGAGCACACGCCTTCCCTACTCAATTTAAAGAAAATCATTCAGCTTATATCGATTTGATTATCAATGAAATGTTACCGAAAATAGCAGAAGAAAACTTAGCCGATTATATTGATGCTTTCTTAGAAACTGGTTATTTTTCCGTTGAGGAAACAGTACGTATAATGGAAGCTGGAAAAAAATATGGATTAATAGCCAAAATTCATGTTAACCAGTTCACAGCAATTGAAGGAATAAAAGCTTGTGTAAATTATGGAGCACGTTCTGTAGACCATTTAGAAATTGTTACAGATGAAGATATTGAAGTGTTAAAGAACTCGGAAACTATGCCGGTTGCTTTACCAAGTTGCTCTTATTTTATTAGTATACCATATACTCCAGCTCGAAAAATGATTGAAGCTGGTTTGCCTTTAGCTTTAGCTACAGATTATAATCCAGGAACTACTCCATCTGGAAACATGAACTTTGTAGTGGCAACGGCTTGTATTAAAATGAAAATGACTCCCGAGGAAGCTGTTAATGCAGCTACTATTAATGCCGCTTTTGCTATGGATGTTTCTAAAGAAGTTGGAAGTATTACAAAAGGTAAAAAAGCTAATTTAATTATTACAAAACCTATACATTCTTATTACCAAATCCCTTATGAATTTGGTTCAAATTTAATTGAGGATGTGATGATAAACGGAGAGTTTGTAAAATAAAAAAAGGCCAGCTTAAAGCTGGCCTTTTTATGATATGTAAGTTTATATTATCTTAAATTAAAACTTGTTTTAGAAACATTTTCTCCTTTTTCATTAAATACATTAACAAAATAAGTTCCTGATTGAAAATCTTTACCTGAAAGTTCTTCGTTAACTTGAACAGTTTTGTTTTCATATTTAACTTGAGTAATAAAACTATATGTTAAAGACATGCCTTCACCACCCATAGAAATAGTTTCTTTATCACCTAAAATGTTATTCTTACTGTCAATTACCTGAACATAATATGTTCTAGAACCTGACTTAGCAATTTGATTTTCGGCTATAATAAAGCTAACTTTTAATTTATCAGCACGGCTTGCTTTATCTGTATCAATTTGTTTTCCAGAACTTCTTTCTTTAACAGCTTGTACATTTAAATTTAAAACCGATAATTTAGAACCTTTTTCAACTGTTTTTGCTAAGTTGTCATTTTGAACTAATAAAGTATCTTTAAACTTTCTTTCTTCATCTAAAACAACATTTGTACTATCAAGACTAGACGTTAAGGCTACATTTTGTTCTTTTAATAATTTAATTTCAGCTACTAAATTATCTTGTTCTCTTTTTAAGCGGAAATATTCATTTTTATAACGAGCCATTGCAGCTGCATCACCTTCAGCCTTTTCAATTTTTGCTAAAAGCTCTTTATTTTCTTCTAATAATTTTTGTCTTTCAGCATCTAATTCAGTATTTTCACTTCTAGAAGCTTCTAATTCAGCAATGTTAGCTTTTAAATCACTAGCAAACTTGTCCTTTTCAGTAGTTAACTCAGTAACTTCTTTTTTGTTATCGGCTGTCATTTTTATAATGTAACCTATACTTCCTAAAAGCAAAAGTGCTAAAATAACTACTGCAGCTTTTAATCCGGAATTGTTTTGTTTTTTCTCGTTTTCCATTTGTTATAAGTAGATTTTTGGTTAAATTCCTAACAAAC contains:
- a CDS encoding AMP-binding protein, which translates into the protein MIPHFKNIHNRFKINEFHLNKDSLFQLAYSFIKEGEEFEKEIGLFLLDWLDENDFVVVNTSGTTGKPKEIKLSKQAMVNSAIATGDYFNLKPGDRVLHCLPSRFIAGKMMLVRAIILGLELDIISPNSRLEKNVKNYDFTAMVPVQVENNFEKLNQFNKLIIGGAQPNLNLLEKLTQIKGLKAYETYGMTETITHIAAKEINSQYFKVLPEISISTDDRECLVIDAPRITSEKIVTNDIVEIHSNEEFQWLGRIDNVINSGGIKLFPEQIEKKLEKFISQRFFVSSEKDEKLGNRVVVVIESKPFDFDKTIFNNLEKFELPKQIYFVDAFDETKTGKVNRLETLKKVRTVC
- a CDS encoding CPBP family intramembrane glutamic endopeptidase, yielding MYIEQLKKYNLNLALYFIIPIGFMLLMLWNYFASLDLDTNQVIQQTISMIGVNGTFIAMIAPLAIGLFVVFFWTKFIQNLDIRILTTSRNKVDWKRIFFSFFLWAAITSTMILVAYYSTPENFILNFKPQKFAVFLVLAILLIPLQTSFEEYLFRAHLMQGLGLATNSRLIPLLVTSFLFGIMHAANPEVDKVGWIIMLYYIGTGLFLGILTLMDEGLELALGFHAANNLVSALLVTADWTAFQTHSIFKDISEPSTGFEIILPVFIIFPTLLFIFSKVYKWKNWKEKLTGKLIELETNDSTF
- the arsC gene encoding arsenate reductase (glutaredoxin) (This arsenate reductase requires both glutathione and glutaredoxin to convert arsenate to arsenite, after which the efflux transporter formed by ArsA and ArsB can extrude the arsenite from the cell, providing resistance.) translates to MITIYHNPRCTKSREGLCLLENTNEEIIVRKYLDDFFTKEELKEVISKLNIKPIELVRTKEKIWIDNFKGKELSENQIIEILLEHPKLIERPIVVKNNKAVIARPKEKINEIL
- a CDS encoding TonB-dependent receptor domain-containing protein, producing MSKRIKFSIFYLLIVSTFSYSQYKPETKQVSITGKILEKGTDLPLEYATVVFEDIKTKQLTGGVTDFDGNFKFTVKDGNYNIRFEYISFKSVELKNQTISSNKNFGTIYLEPDIAQLSGVELVGEKSTVEIKLDKRVYNVGSDMTVRGGTAGDVLNNVPSVTVDPDGTIALRGNESVTILIDGKPSGLAGINPSDIIKMLPADAIDKVEVITNPSARYNAEGGGGIINIVMKKGKTNGLNGSLVASVGDPETYGFNSSINYKTDTFNVFSNFGYNYRTNKGEAEFQSTYFDNDTPEIDDITGFMNESRTTKDIDRGYNANFGVDLNLTESLTWTNSLTFRENSEKNPQDVLMDYYDENGVFTQTRNRFSDQNEEDYVIEYATNVTKKFEKEDHIFTADFSVSKNQRDETSDITDVILNSSNPAQFENTLNNNTRNRMLAKTDYVLPLGKDGRFEAGYRGDFSNTLTDFQVNPNTAYSNLLEYVENINALYLQYGNKINKFSYFLGLRWEDSHIEVNSFTSSDFNTKLYNNFFPTATFNYEFTEDQSITLSYSKRINRPRGRFVNPFSTYSSNVNLFQGNPDLDPTFTNVIELGYLWKGKKFTLNSSIYTNLTDDSFQFIRRETGDEVDGVPVIVSTPINLSKEVRTGFEFNVNYSPYKWWRLNTNLNLFSVVTRGDYTYTDFQNQLVTQNFDNDAFTWFARLNNKITLPYKVDWQTNVFYRGPQKNAQGKSLSMTNVSMALSKDVLKDKMTLALNVNNMFNTMKRRNETYIEDVTSSYSEFMWRKRTILFSLTYRFNRKKEADRGRREGGDDDGGDIMG
- the fumC gene encoding class II fumarate hydratase, with the protein product MNFRIEKDTLGEVQVPADKLWGAQTERSRNNFKIGPDASMPFEIISAYATLKKAAAITNNNLGVLDSEKAKLIVQVCDEILHEKHNDQFPLVIWQTGSGTQTNMNVNEVIANRAQQLSNRKIGQDEPIIKANDDVNKSQSSNDTFPTAMHIAAYRKLVYHTIPALEKLLATFITKSEEFEDVIKIGRTHLMDATPLTLGQEFSGYSQLIQNGIVSLQKSLYSLSELALGGTAVGTGLNAPENFDIEVAKNIAEITQLPFITAPNKFEALSAHNAIVESHSALKQLAISLFKIANDIRLMGSGPRAGFGELLLPENEPGSSIMPGKVNPTQVEALTMVCSQIIGNDTTITFAASQGQFELNVYKPVIIANFLQSAELLGDACNSFNENCLKGIQPNEKRVIELLSNSLMLVTALNTKIGYYKSAEIAQKAHHENTTLKQAAVSLGYVTENEFDEWVNPKNMI
- the corA gene encoding magnesium/cobalt transporter CorA, with translation MRKIRYKKGRKVQGQTYEYTGIYTDKQTEMQLFVYNEQEVDEYEKVTLEEFSSKRSVEKNNWLNIHGLTNIDLIKSLAENLELNSLIISDILNIARGTRLDEMDESLFFSIKSILPNESDDTIRIEQISFLIKENLIVSFQEKRGDFFTHIRERLRTNSGVVRKKHVDYLLYLLLDAIIENFYITIENKETKIELLLATSKTSDDPKVVEEIEHLREIFHYLKRSLIPLKEALYTIKTIKDDDEFNSIQSSNFVFFSRLHQKTIELLEQIDYDMTSLDSASNFYYTTQNHKMNEVMKTLTVISSVFLPLTFIAGIYGMNFKYMPELNYHYGYYTIIGLMFLIVIVMLIYFKRKNWF
- the hutI gene encoding imidazolonepropionase, translating into MRTIFINIKELLQVREPNVTKVSGKEMSVLPKIDNAFLIIKEDRIEDFGTMKDCPDLNDFNVIDIEGKVILPTWVDSHTHIVYAGNRIQEFVDRINGLSYEEIANRGGGILNSAKRLNETSEEELYEQSKKRLEEVIKQGTGAIEIKSGYGLTVEGELKMLRVIKRLKENYAIPIKATFLGAHAFPTQFKENHSAYIDLIINEMLPKIAEENLADYIDAFLETGYFSVEETVRIMEAGKKYGLIAKIHVNQFTAIEGIKACVNYGARSVDHLEIVTDEDIEVLKNSETMPVALPSCSYFISIPYTPARKMIEAGLPLALATDYNPGTTPSGNMNFVVATACIKMKMTPEEAVNAATINAAFAMDVSKEVGSITKGKKANLIITKPIHSYYQIPYEFGSNLIEDVMINGEFVK